In Polyangia bacterium, the genomic stretch CCTGCGTTTGCTGCCGGACGCGCCCGATCGCGGACCGACTGAAGCACGCATCGGCCGACTGGAAGGACAGGTGCTGGAGCTGCGCCAAAAGTTCGACGACGGAACTCCGGGGCGCGGGCTGGCCAAGACGAAGACCGTCGCGTCCTCCCCGCGCTTCGTGCCAGAGCGCGATCCCGATCAGCTTCCGCCGCTGCCGATGCCCGATTCATCATCACCGAGCGAGCGGCGCATACCGCCGTGGCCGCTGTTCGCCGGCGCGGCGGCGACGGCGGGGACCGGGCTAATCTTCAATCTGGTGGCGCGCGCCAAGATGACCACTTGCCGCGATCCGCAGCTGCGCTCGTCGAGCCTGGCGGTGGCCGATGCCGCTTGCAGCAGCGCGCGGCCGTACGCTTACGGTTCGTACGCGCTTTTGGGGTTGGGCGCGGCGCTGGGCGTGGCGGGCGGCATCCTGATCTTTCAGGACGGCGGCAGCGACGGCCCGACGTTGTCGGTCAGCCCCAACGGAACTGGCGGCGCTTTGAACGTCTCGGGCGCTTTCTAGCTGCGCCGGCTCAGGCCGGCAGCTTGGCTTGAATGCGGGCGATGGCCTCCTCGACGTTTTCGCGCAGGCCAAATGCCGACAGACGGAAGTAACCTTCACCGCCGCTGCCGAAGCCCGACCCGGGCGTGCCGACCACGTTGGCTTCACCGAGCAGACGATCAAAGAACGCCCACGACGTCTCGCTCGCCGGCACCTTCAACCAGATGTACGGCGCGTTCACGCCGCCGTAGACGGCATACCCGGCTTTGCTCAGGCCTTCGCGGATGATGCGAGCGTTGTCCATATAGTGGGCGATGTTCGCTTCGATGGCCGCCCGACCGGCGGGCAGGAAGGTCGCCTCGGCGGCTTTTTGGATCGGATAGCTGACGCCGTTGAACTTGGTGGTGTGGCGGCGGTTCCACAGGGTGTGCAGCGGCACCAGCTCGCCCCTGTCGTTGCGCGCCTTGAGTTCTTTGGGGATCACCGCGTAGGCGCAGCGGATGCCGGTGAAGCCGGCCGTCTTGGACAGGCTGCGAAATTCGACCGCCACCTGACGGGCGCCGGGTAGTTCGTAAATACTATGTAAAAGGCCAGGCTCGCGGATGAAGGCTTCGTAGGCGGCGTCGAAAAGGATCACCGCTTCGTGAGCCCGGGCGTATTCCACCCAGCGGGCCAAGGACGCCCGCGGCAGCACGGTGCCGGTCGGATTGTTGGGTGAGCAGAGGTAGATCAGATCGACGCGGGCCTCGGGCAGCGGCGGATCAAAACCGTTCTCGGCGTTGGTAGGCAGATAGACCAGCCGGCCGTAACGGCCCTGGGCGTCGGCGGCGTCGGTGCGGCCGGCCATCACGTTGGTGTCGACGTAGACCGGATACACCGGGTCGGTGATGGCCACGACGTTGTCGACGGAGAAGAGCTCCTGAATGTTGCCGGCGTCGCACTTTGATCCGTCGGAGACGAAGATCTCGTCGGCCGCCACCGCGGCGCCCTGACGGGTGTAGTCGGCGGCGATGGCGTTGCGCAAGAAGTCATATCCTTGCTCGGGGCCATAGCCTCTGAACGATTCACCGCGTCCCATCTCGTCGGCGGCGGCCTTGAGGGCGTCGGTGATCGGCGGCGGCAAGGGCAGCACCACGTCGCCGATGCCGAGGCGAATGATCTTCGCCGCCGGGTTGGCGGCAGAGAACGCCCGGACGCGCTTGGCGATCTCGGAGAAGAGATAGGACGCCTGCAGCTTTTGATAGTGGGAATTGATCTTGGCCATGGTTGCGACGGCGGAGATTAAACGACCGACGACCGGAGATCCACGCCCGGTCGCTCAGTCCGTCGACGAGAAGACCACCGCGCCCGGGTCGCGCTCCAGGCGGGGCGCGGTCGCCCGCGCCTTGGCCACCGCCTCCAGCTCTTGCTTGATGCGGGGGAAGTGATAGTGGAGGCGCCCGTCCTCGTCGGGTTCGACATCGCCGCCCAGGGCGACCAGCTCCTTGTCCAGGGCCGCCCCCAGCTCCTTGGTGGGGGCCAGGTCCTCGCGCCGGCGCGGCGCCAGCGAGGCGAAGATTCGCTGCAGCAGCGAGCGGCGCTGGTTGGCGGCGGCGCGCCGCGGGCGGCCGAGGCGCGCCTTCAGCCAGCGCACCAGGGGCACCCCGAAAAACACGCTGGAGAACGCCAGCGGAAAATCGCGCAGCAAGAAATCCCAGGCCGCCAGCGAGATGCGAAATTTGGCCTCGAACATCGGCACCACCCACAACGGCGCGCTGAGGTTGAAGGCGTTGAACAGACCGATCACCGTGTTGCGATCCGGGCTGTTGCCGGTCAGCACCGGCT encodes the following:
- a CDS encoding tetratricopeptide repeat protein, with the protein product MHSKTILAGVIFMLSGLISTIGRAEPCPTPGSDETQARRRLAKQWFSRAEESESSGERDIAVKQYACSLRLVPHPSTAYNLAVAAERSGDPSMAVEAFRAYLRLLPDAPDRGPTEARIGRLEGQVLELRQKFDDGTPGRGLAKTKTVASSPRFVPERDPDQLPPLPMPDSSSPSERRIPPWPLFAGAAATAGTGLIFNLVARAKMTTCRDPQLRSSSLAVADAACSSARPYAYGSYALLGLGAALGVAGGILIFQDGGSDGPTLSVSPNGTGGALNVSGAF
- a CDS encoding LL-diaminopimelate aminotransferase translates to MAKINSHYQKLQASYLFSEIAKRVRAFSAANPAAKIIRLGIGDVVLPLPPPITDALKAAADEMGRGESFRGYGPEQGYDFLRNAIAADYTRQGAAVAADEIFVSDGSKCDAGNIQELFSVDNVVAITDPVYPVYVDTNVMAGRTDAADAQGRYGRLVYLPTNAENGFDPPLPEARVDLIYLCSPNNPTGTVLPRASLARWVEYARAHEAVILFDAAYEAFIREPGLLHSIYELPGARQVAVEFRSLSKTAGFTGIRCAYAVIPKELKARNDRGELVPLHTLWNRRHTTKFNGVSYPIQKAAEATFLPAGRAAIEANIAHYMDNARIIREGLSKAGYAVYGGVNAPYIWLKVPASETSWAFFDRLLGEANVVGTPGSGFGSGGEGYFRLSAFGLRENVEEAIARIQAKLPA